In one Sporomusa sphaeroides DSM 2875 genomic region, the following are encoded:
- the mfd gene encoding transcription-repair coupling factor, producing the protein MLTLFASLYEDKALRQAQAAFTAENAQSLLYGVTGSQKSVLIAAAFQAAVRPTIIITAGHEAAETFRTDFAALLPEVPVVELPAADIVTFAAAAKSVELAAKRMDVLNRMVRGEKIIVLAIAEAAMQKVIPKQEFLNSRLTISSGDLINREELIHSLVEFGYERVDQVDGAAQFSIRGGIIDIFAVNRSLPLRLELFGDEIDSLREFEPVSQRSVQDLELADIMPLTEQELSGKPAVFVSYLPAGATIVMDEPARLREQMAKLVKENPDIKRRVVGWTELAAACQAYNAVYLSLLLQKIPNTQPTEIVSITAKGIAPFHRQIDMLIDEIKGWQEKKYSIALFMPSQDKAANIQQNLTQEGITTIIAPLGPMPLIPGAVVVSTGTLSGGFELPQARLVVLTELDIFGRQKRRRRPRVGKDQQINYFRDINLGDYVVHVNHGIGKYVGVETLEVGGVHKDYLYIRYAGDDKLYVPTDQVGLLQKYIGAEGEVPRLSKMGGSDWLKVKTKAKAAVADMAKELIELYAQRQLQVGHAFQPDTPWQGEFEDTFPYEETPDQLQAITEVKHDMEQPRPMERLLCGDVGFGKTEVAIRAAFKAVMGGKQVAVLVPTTVLAQQHYQTFSARFAEFGTSVDVVSRFRSAREQKATLQKLALGQVDVLIGTHRILQSDVVFKDLGLLIVDEEQRFGVAQKEKMKRWRANLDVLTLSATPIPRTLHMSLVGARDMSIIETPPEERFPVQSYVVEYNEEIIREAIVRELKRGGQVYFVYNRVQTIDKVRQRLSEILPDATIKTAHGQMPEELLEQVMLDFYEGRDDVLICTSIIENGLDVPNANTIIIYDADHFGLSQLYQMRGRVGRSHRMAYAYFTYRRDKVLTEVAEKRLQAIKEFAELGSGFKIAMRDLEIRGAGNILGREQHGHIVSVGFEMYCRLLDEAVAELKTGKVFVPPPEPTIELNIDAYLTGDYIGDAMHKIEIYQRIAAVRQESHLTELIDELIDRFGEPSLPVSNLLAVARIKNLARRLGVRSIVEQNNRVEITFGDNPQVADGGLVSAKNLFPGKLAFLPGPPETMRLSTSRLTVAIPDALIKLFSTLAGLDYVKKC; encoded by the coding sequence ATGCTGACGTTATTTGCATCTTTATATGAGGATAAGGCGCTAAGGCAGGCGCAGGCGGCATTTACGGCGGAAAATGCTCAGAGTCTGCTCTATGGCGTCACCGGTTCGCAAAAAAGTGTGCTGATAGCGGCCGCCTTTCAGGCTGCAGTCCGGCCGACCATTATTATAACCGCCGGTCATGAAGCCGCAGAAACCTTCCGAACCGATTTTGCCGCGCTGTTGCCTGAGGTGCCGGTAGTCGAGTTACCGGCCGCAGATATTGTAACCTTTGCGGCAGCTGCCAAAAGTGTTGAGTTGGCAGCCAAACGCATGGATGTTTTGAACCGTATGGTACGGGGAGAAAAAATCATTGTTCTGGCTATCGCCGAAGCCGCCATGCAAAAGGTTATACCCAAACAGGAGTTTTTGAACAGCCGTCTTACGATCAGCAGCGGCGACCTCATTAACCGGGAGGAACTGATTCATTCGCTGGTGGAGTTTGGCTATGAGCGGGTGGACCAGGTGGACGGTGCCGCACAGTTTAGCATACGCGGCGGGATTATTGATATTTTTGCTGTTAACCGGAGTCTGCCGCTCCGGCTTGAGTTATTTGGGGACGAAATAGATTCTCTGCGTGAATTTGAACCTGTCAGCCAGCGTTCGGTACAGGATCTGGAACTGGCCGACATCATGCCATTAACCGAACAGGAGCTAAGCGGCAAACCGGCGGTGTTTGTTTCTTATCTGCCGGCAGGCGCCACCATTGTAATGGACGAACCGGCGCGGCTTAGGGAGCAGATGGCCAAACTGGTTAAGGAAAACCCGGATATTAAACGCCGGGTAGTGGGCTGGACTGAACTCGCCGCTGCCTGCCAGGCCTATAATGCCGTATATTTGTCGCTGCTGCTGCAAAAAATCCCTAACACCCAGCCAACAGAGATTGTCAGCATAACAGCCAAAGGCATTGCCCCGTTTCATCGTCAGATTGATATGCTAATTGACGAAATCAAAGGCTGGCAGGAGAAGAAATACAGTATTGCTTTATTTATGCCCAGTCAGGATAAGGCAGCCAATATCCAGCAGAACCTGACCCAAGAGGGGATTACCACTATTATAGCGCCGCTGGGTCCCATGCCGCTGATTCCGGGCGCTGTTGTTGTATCAACAGGTACGCTGTCAGGCGGCTTTGAATTACCCCAGGCCAGGCTGGTCGTGCTGACCGAGCTTGATATTTTCGGACGGCAGAAGCGCAGACGCCGGCCCCGGGTGGGGAAAGACCAGCAGATTAATTATTTTCGCGATATTAACCTGGGCGACTATGTGGTGCATGTCAATCACGGTATTGGCAAATACGTCGGGGTTGAGACGCTCGAAGTGGGCGGCGTACATAAGGATTATCTCTACATTCGCTATGCCGGTGATGACAAACTGTATGTGCCGACAGACCAGGTGGGGCTGTTGCAGAAATACATTGGCGCCGAGGGTGAGGTGCCTCGTCTCAGCAAAATGGGCGGCAGCGACTGGCTAAAGGTCAAGACCAAGGCCAAAGCCGCCGTGGCCGATATGGCCAAAGAGCTGATCGAACTTTACGCTCAGCGTCAATTGCAGGTGGGGCATGCTTTTCAGCCGGATACTCCCTGGCAAGGGGAGTTTGAGGATACCTTCCCTTATGAGGAGACACCAGACCAACTGCAAGCCATTACTGAAGTCAAACACGATATGGAACAGCCGCGGCCGATGGAACGCCTGTTATGCGGCGATGTCGGCTTTGGCAAGACTGAGGTGGCCATACGCGCCGCCTTTAAGGCTGTTATGGGCGGAAAACAGGTAGCCGTCCTGGTGCCGACAACCGTGCTTGCCCAGCAGCATTATCAGACCTTCAGCGCCCGCTTTGCCGAGTTTGGCACAAGCGTTGATGTTGTCAGCCGTTTTCGCAGTGCCAGAGAACAAAAGGCCACCTTGCAAAAACTGGCTCTTGGCCAGGTGGATGTGCTTATCGGCACCCATCGTATTTTGCAGTCCGATGTGGTGTTTAAAGATTTAGGGCTCTTAATTGTGGATGAAGAACAACGGTTTGGTGTTGCCCAAAAGGAAAAGATGAAACGCTGGCGGGCCAATCTGGATGTGCTTACCTTAAGTGCCACGCCCATCCCGCGCACTCTCCATATGTCGCTGGTAGGTGCACGGGATATGAGCATTATTGAAACTCCGCCGGAAGAGCGTTTTCCGGTGCAAAGCTATGTTGTTGAATATAATGAGGAAATTATCCGTGAGGCTATCGTCCGGGAACTGAAGCGCGGCGGACAGGTATATTTTGTCTATAACCGGGTGCAGACTATTGATAAGGTACGCCAGCGGCTAAGCGAAATTCTGCCTGATGCCACAATTAAAACAGCGCACGGCCAAATGCCGGAGGAACTGTTAGAGCAGGTTATGCTTGACTTTTACGAAGGCCGGGACGATGTCCTGATTTGCACCAGTATTATTGAAAACGGTTTGGATGTACCGAATGCCAATACGATTATTATCTATGATGCCGATCATTTTGGCCTGTCCCAATTGTATCAAATGCGCGGGCGGGTTGGCCGTTCGCACCGGATGGCTTATGCCTACTTTACTTACCGGCGGGACAAAGTGCTCACAGAGGTTGCCGAAAAACGGCTGCAGGCCATCAAAGAGTTTGCCGAACTGGGTTCAGGTTTTAAAATTGCCATGCGAGATCTGGAGATTAGAGGCGCAGGCAATATTTTGGGTCGTGAACAGCACGGACATATTGTCAGCGTTGGTTTTGAAATGTATTGCCGTTTGCTGGATGAGGCGGTCGCAGAACTCAAAACCGGCAAGGTGTTTGTCCCGCCGCCGGAGCCAACCATTGAACTTAATATCGATGCCTATCTGACCGGCGATTATATCGGTGATGCCATGCATAAAATTGAAATATACCAGCGTATTGCCGCCGTGCGTCAGGAGTCTCATTTGACGGAACTGATTGATGAACTGATTGACCGCTTTGGCGAGCCGTCGCTGCCGGTAAGCAATTTACTTGCTGTCGCCAGGATTAAGAACCTGGCCCGGCGACTCGGGGTTCGCTCCATTGTTGAGCAAAATAACCGGGTGGAGATTACCTTTGGTGATAATCCACAGGTAGCTGATGGTGGTTTAGTGAGTGCCAAAAATCTTTTTCCCGGCAAACTGGCTTTCCTGCCCGGCCCGCCTGAAACCATGCGTCTGTCTACTTCCCGCCTTACCGTGGCTATCCCGGATGCGCTGATCAAATTATTTTCCACTTTGGCTGGCTTGGATTATGTAAAAAAATGTTAA
- a CDS encoding putative polysaccharide biosynthesis protein has product MSKDTFLKGAFILTVAGIIVKIIGSVNRILLSRLLGGEGIGLYQMAYPIYLLALSVSSAGIPVAISIIVAEKIALSDYRGANRVFRISLGVLAATGLLFTFLLYFGAGWLIDHHFVRDPRAYYAIAALAPAIFFVTVLSSYRGYFQGLQMMTPTAVSQIFEQLLRVITMIAFAYILLPHGLEFAAAGASFGAGPGAAAGLLVLLYFYWKHKPGFKHQMETQPQIIQETSVSIISRIVKLALPVSLANIMLPVVASIDLLIVPARLEVAGYSVEQATELFGYLTGMAVPLVNLATILTASLAASLVPAVSEAFTLGNKQLIYQRTATAMRISNMITIPSFIGMGLLATPISLMLYGTPNAGTSIAILSIGIFLLGVHQVTTGVLQGLGHTAIPVINMALSAVVKVIMSWLLTAMPALGIMGAAWATVADFGVAALLNMFFVYRYTGFSLDIKDTVKAIAASAVMGAVVLLAYDALMSYTLRNTVATIGAIAAGGTVFGTVFLLVGGVQARDIEQLPRIGEQLAALLIKLRLLRR; this is encoded by the coding sequence TTGAGTAAAGATACATTTTTAAAAGGCGCATTTATCCTGACTGTGGCCGGTATTATTGTAAAAATTATCGGCTCAGTTAACCGCATTCTGCTGTCCCGGCTGTTGGGCGGCGAAGGGATAGGCCTGTATCAGATGGCGTATCCTATTTACTTATTGGCACTCAGCGTTTCTTCGGCCGGCATACCGGTGGCTATTTCCATTATTGTGGCTGAAAAAATCGCTTTGAGTGATTATCGCGGTGCTAACCGCGTATTTCGTATTTCGCTAGGCGTACTGGCGGCTACCGGTCTTTTATTTACCTTTCTCTTATACTTTGGTGCCGGCTGGCTGATCGACCATCACTTTGTCCGTGATCCCCGGGCTTATTATGCTATCGCGGCGCTGGCCCCTGCTATCTTTTTTGTCACGGTATTGTCAAGCTACCGTGGTTATTTCCAGGGATTGCAAATGATGACACCGACTGCTGTTTCCCAGATTTTCGAGCAGTTGCTCCGGGTTATTACCATGATTGCCTTTGCCTATATCCTGTTGCCGCACGGTCTTGAGTTTGCCGCTGCCGGCGCCAGTTTCGGAGCCGGTCCGGGGGCTGCTGCCGGTCTGTTGGTGCTCTTATATTTTTATTGGAAACACAAGCCTGGCTTTAAACATCAGATGGAGACCCAGCCGCAAATTATCCAGGAAACCAGTGTCAGTATTATCAGCCGGATTGTAAAACTGGCACTGCCGGTGTCGCTGGCCAATATCATGCTGCCGGTGGTAGCCAGCATTGATCTCTTAATTGTCCCTGCCCGGCTGGAAGTAGCCGGTTATTCTGTCGAGCAGGCCACCGAACTGTTCGGCTATTTGACCGGGATGGCAGTACCGCTGGTTAATCTGGCGACAATTTTAACAGCTTCTCTGGCCGCCAGCCTGGTGCCGGCGGTGTCGGAGGCCTTCACGCTCGGCAACAAGCAACTGATTTATCAGCGTACGGCGACGGCTATGCGTATTTCTAATATGATTACCATTCCCAGTTTTATTGGTATGGGCTTATTAGCCACGCCTATTTCGCTGATGCTTTACGGTACACCTAATGCCGGTACCTCTATTGCCATTCTGTCGATAGGTATTTTCCTGCTGGGTGTCCACCAGGTAACCACCGGTGTACTGCAGGGCTTGGGACATACCGCTATTCCGGTTATTAATATGGCGCTTTCGGCTGTGGTCAAGGTTATTATGAGCTGGCTGCTTACCGCGATGCCTGCACTGGGCATCATGGGGGCTGCCTGGGCTACGGTGGCCGATTTTGGTGTGGCGGCGCTCCTGAATATGTTTTTTGTATACCGCTATACCGGTTTCAGTCTGGATATCAAGGATACGGTTAAGGCCATTGCGGCCTCAGCCGTCATGGGGGCTGTCGTATTGCTGGCCTATGATGCCCTGATGAGCTATACTCTTCGCAATACGGTGGCTACTATCGGGGCGATTGCAGCCGGCGGCACTGTGTTTGGTACTGTGTTTCTGCTGGTCGGCGGGGTGCAGGCCCGTGATATTGAGCAACTGCCCCGTATCGGAGAGCAGCTGGCAGCTCTTTTGATTAAATTACGATTGTTGAGGCGATAA
- a CDS encoding response regulator, whose amino-acid sequence MAGKILVIDDELNIRELIKFNVEKAGYKVLEADNGQTAVAVTKAEQPDLVVLDLMLPGMDGLEVCRIIKNSRETAAIPIIMLTAKNEEIDKILGLELGADDYLTKPFSPRELVARIKAVLRRSHKDNVAGGELVIGKLKLNFSRYEAYLGTVKLELTPKEYEMLKLFVTNTGKVFTREQLLEKVWGYEYFGDTRTVDVHVRHLRVKLGQDNEVAEAIETVRGVGYRFKDL is encoded by the coding sequence ATGGCAGGCAAAATTTTGGTTATTGATGATGAGCTTAACATTCGCGAACTTATAAAGTTCAATGTGGAGAAGGCAGGCTATAAGGTTCTTGAGGCAGACAATGGACAGACGGCGGTGGCTGTGACAAAAGCAGAGCAGCCTGATCTTGTCGTATTGGATCTGATGCTGCCTGGTATGGACGGTCTGGAGGTATGCCGGATAATCAAAAACTCCCGCGAAACGGCAGCCATTCCCATCATTATGCTGACTGCCAAGAATGAGGAAATTGATAAAATCCTTGGGCTGGAGTTAGGCGCAGATGACTATCTGACAAAGCCGTTCAGTCCGCGGGAGCTTGTGGCCAGAATTAAGGCAGTGCTGCGCCGCAGCCACAAGGACAATGTTGCCGGCGGCGAATTGGTCATAGGTAAGTTGAAGCTCAATTTTAGCCGTTATGAAGCGTATTTAGGGACGGTTAAGCTTGAGCTTACACCGAAGGAATATGAAATGCTCAAACTGTTTGTAACCAATACCGGTAAAGTATTTACCAGAGAGCAGTTGCTGGAAAAGGTATGGGGCTACGAATACTTCGGCGATACCCGGACGGTGGATGTGCATGTGCGGCATTTGCGGGTCAAGCTGGGGCAAGATAATGAAGTGGCTGAGGCGATTGAAACAGTGCGCGGTGTTGGTTACCGCTTTAAAGACTTGTAG
- a CDS encoding VapE domain-containing protein: MADFIYDGIGFMFSGSPFVGIDIDHCVENGVISEFAQGIIQQMNSYTEFSPSGTGIHIICRGTVPPGGNKNSKLGLEMYSSSRYFTMTGDTLSGYEQIIDAQAAIDEIHRQYLLKKPAGQHKAGTTALNVDSIIALAVNSKQGQVFQKLYNGEWQGGYQSQSEADLAFCNMLSFWCARDAEKMDAIYRKSGLLRDKWDEIHGPDTYGNITIGKAIADCKEVYEPQSWFPVVDQDNKPIKAAYENTAWLCDQLGVQFRYNTLTKEVDADNENFKALSFDSAMTLLRSFFHQHGLKVSKADLFDSIGLIAEQNRYSPVVEYLNECLQNWDRKSRVEELFNWFTLNPEAEQDRKLLFLLFEKWLISCVNMAFNNGKDSAQGILILKGPQGIGKTRWVSLILPDENWTKDGIQLDPENKDDILKATCIWIGELGEIKGTMRRDKQDRLKSYITEKSDLLRKPYKRAAERMPRNTVYYGTVNGDDFLIDDTGERRFWVISITRVNPDDTLDADQLWGEIAHKALIEKKPHFLTPEEIDTLNLQNQQYKKISPEEQALLDRLDWGADRSRWIKITSTELCSMLGIQIRRNNIMGKALNALSTRGVIPPSNNMNGKLYVIPPVKYVSAFSDEEGQIPDGCSTDEGRQRIQ; encoded by the coding sequence TTGGCTGATTTCATTTATGACGGAATCGGCTTCATGTTCTCTGGTTCCCCTTTTGTGGGAATTGATATTGACCATTGTGTAGAAAACGGCGTTATATCAGAGTTTGCTCAGGGTATCATCCAGCAGATGAACTCCTATACCGAGTTTTCACCAAGTGGTACAGGCATACATATTATCTGCCGGGGGACTGTGCCGCCAGGCGGCAACAAAAACAGCAAATTAGGCCTTGAAATGTACTCTTCTAGCCGGTATTTTACCATGACCGGTGATACCCTGTCGGGGTACGAGCAGATTATTGATGCCCAGGCCGCTATTGATGAAATACACCGGCAGTATTTGTTGAAAAAGCCGGCCGGCCAGCACAAAGCAGGAACTACCGCTCTGAATGTGGATTCAATCATTGCTCTTGCGGTGAATAGCAAGCAAGGACAAGTTTTTCAGAAGCTTTATAACGGTGAGTGGCAGGGCGGCTATCAGTCGCAATCAGAAGCCGATTTAGCGTTCTGTAACATGCTTTCTTTTTGGTGTGCCCGGGACGCTGAGAAGATGGATGCCATATATCGCAAATCAGGGCTGCTGCGCGATAAGTGGGATGAGATTCACGGCCCGGACACCTATGGCAATATAACCATTGGAAAAGCTATTGCTGACTGCAAGGAGGTATATGAACCGCAGTCATGGTTTCCCGTTGTAGATCAAGACAATAAGCCCATAAAAGCAGCCTACGAGAATACTGCATGGCTATGTGATCAGCTCGGAGTACAGTTTCGCTATAACACTCTGACAAAAGAAGTTGATGCCGATAATGAAAATTTCAAAGCTCTATCTTTTGATTCCGCAATGACGCTGCTGCGTAGCTTTTTCCATCAACATGGGCTTAAAGTATCCAAGGCTGATCTGTTTGACAGCATTGGTTTAATCGCAGAACAGAATAGATATTCGCCTGTGGTTGAGTATTTAAACGAATGCCTGCAAAACTGGGATAGGAAAAGCCGAGTTGAGGAACTATTCAACTGGTTTACGCTTAATCCAGAAGCAGAGCAAGATCGAAAGTTGCTGTTTTTGCTATTTGAAAAATGGCTAATATCTTGTGTAAATATGGCATTCAATAATGGCAAGGACTCTGCACAGGGGATTTTAATCTTAAAAGGACCGCAAGGAATAGGGAAAACTCGATGGGTATCGCTTATTCTCCCAGATGAAAATTGGACAAAGGACGGCATACAGCTTGACCCGGAAAATAAAGACGATATTTTAAAGGCAACCTGTATTTGGATAGGAGAACTTGGCGAAATCAAAGGCACTATGAGGCGAGACAAGCAAGATCGGCTAAAGTCCTATATTACGGAAAAATCGGATTTGCTCCGCAAACCGTATAAACGGGCTGCCGAAAGAATGCCAAGAAATACAGTTTATTATGGAACGGTTAACGGCGACGATTTTCTTATTGACGACACAGGAGAGCGTCGTTTCTGGGTTATATCTATAACAAGGGTCAATCCAGATGATACTTTGGATGCAGACCAGCTATGGGGAGAAATCGCCCATAAAGCATTAATCGAAAAAAAACCGCACTTCTTGACCCCAGAAGAAATAGACACGCTAAATCTTCAAAACCAGCAGTATAAAAAGATATCGCCAGAAGAACAGGCACTTCTTGACCGGTTGGATTGGGGCGCAGATAGAAGTCGGTGGATTAAAATTACTTCTACAGAATTATGCTCAATGTTGGGAATTCAAATCAGACGCAATAACATTATGGGAAAAGCACTGAATGCACTATCCACAAGGGGCGTTATCCCCCCTTCAAATAATATGAATGGTAAGCTGTATGTGATTCCCCCTGTAAAATATGTTAGCGCTTTTTCAGACGAGGAAGGACAGATACCGGACGGATGCAGTACGGATGAAGGACGGCAAAGAATCCAGTAA
- a CDS encoding HU family DNA-binding protein produces MNKTDLVKAVAQKADMTQKDAEKAINAVFAAVEEALANDDKVQIIGFGTFEVKTREERKGRNPQTGKEITIPASKNPVFKAGKGLKDAVNA; encoded by the coding sequence GTGAATAAAACCGACCTTGTCAAAGCAGTGGCTCAAAAGGCTGATATGACTCAGAAAGACGCAGAGAAAGCTATCAATGCTGTATTTGCCGCTGTAGAAGAAGCTTTAGCCAACGATGATAAAGTACAAATCATTGGATTTGGTACTTTCGAAGTGAAAACCCGTGAGGAGCGTAAAGGACGTAATCCTCAGACCGGCAAGGAAATTACTATTCCCGCTTCCAAAAATCCTGTGTTCAAAGCAGGTAAAGGTCTGAAGGATGCTGTAAACGCGTAA
- a CDS encoding helix-turn-helix domain-containing protein, translated as MKTAERQIFTLKDANGKQQLYTVNESGQLVPYIEKKANPNEKPWAVSNGVADTCKILGLSRGTVMKLISSGQLRAIKAGAKRWIIPGSSIEQFLAQ; from the coding sequence ATGAAAACAGCGGAAAGGCAAATATTTACCTTAAAGGACGCTAACGGGAAACAGCAACTTTATACCGTTAACGAATCTGGCCAGCTCGTGCCATACATTGAAAAAAAGGCGAATCCGAATGAAAAACCGTGGGCAGTTTCAAATGGTGTAGCGGATACCTGTAAAATATTGGGGCTGTCGCGTGGCACCGTTATGAAGTTAATTAGCAGTGGTCAACTCAGGGCAATAAAGGCTGGGGCTAAAAGATGGATCATACCCGGAAGTAGCATAGAACAATTCCTTGCGCAGTAA
- the spoVT gene encoding stage V sporulation protein T: MKATGIVRRIDDLGRVVIPKEIRRTLRIREGDPLEIYVDREGEVILKKYSPVGELGDFAKEYADSLFEAIGHIVLIADRDNVVAVAGASKKEFLNKPLGPAVEKVMEERKTVLITNPGEYKHCKGCASQCEDDQPCKFTVEVIAPIIVEGDAIGAVLICSKEPGAQMADMEVKLAETAAGFLAKQMAQ, translated from the coding sequence GTGAAAGCAACCGGAATTGTACGCAGAATTGATGATTTAGGCCGGGTTGTAATACCAAAAGAAATCAGACGAACCTTAAGAATTCGCGAAGGGGATCCACTCGAGATATATGTTGATCGTGAGGGTGAGGTAATTCTAAAAAAATACTCTCCTGTCGGTGAACTGGGGGATTTTGCCAAAGAATATGCGGATTCACTATTTGAAGCCATTGGTCACATTGTACTCATTGCTGACCGCGATAACGTCGTAGCTGTTGCCGGGGCTTCCAAAAAGGAGTTTTTAAACAAACCCCTTGGGCCGGCTGTTGAGAAGGTAATGGAAGAGCGCAAAACCGTTCTTATTACCAATCCAGGCGAGTATAAGCATTGTAAAGGCTGCGCATCTCAATGTGAGGATGATCAACCCTGCAAATTCACAGTAGAGGTCATTGCCCCTATTATTGTTGAAGGTGATGCCATCGGTGCTGTTCTAATCTGTTCCAAAGAGCCTGGCGCACAAATGGCGGATATGGAGGTTAAATTAGCCGAAACAGCCGCAGGATTCCTGGCAAAACAAATGGCTCAATAA
- the mazG gene encoding nucleoside triphosphate pyrophosphohydrolase, with amino-acid sequence MGVTIVGLGPGSFKHITLETWDILTGAGTLLLRTEKHPCVEVLKARGLGFTAFDHLYEQAEDFASLYRQIADKVIAEARRGEKIVYAVPGSPLVAEKTVELISSQAKAAGISLTIIPAMSFLEVLYTRLGVDPITGVTIVDAADLAALPPDLATGLIITQVYSRQVASEAKLTLMDYFGDEYQVTVVRNLGLPDEEIVKVMLFELDRLPVIDHLTSVYVPPRQARSKVFSLDPVVDVMARLRSPGGCVWDIEQTHLSLRRYIVEEVYEVLEAIELADGVKLCEELGDLLLQIVFHARVAEESGGFTMQDVVDTVTEKMVRRHPHVFGEITVRDAAEVVVNWDKIKKREKAGERTNVLDGIPIGLPSLMAAFKLQAKAAKVGFDWADIGPVWDKVAEELSELREAVALPEPRRSQRAEDELGDVLFAVVNLARFMGIEPETALNAANNKFRRRFSHIEAALAAQNRRWEDMDLAGLDVLWEEAKEKEAKE; translated from the coding sequence ATGGGAGTTACGATTGTTGGCCTGGGGCCTGGCAGCTTTAAACACATAACTCTGGAAACTTGGGATATCCTAACAGGTGCAGGCACATTGCTGCTGCGTACAGAAAAACACCCTTGTGTGGAGGTGCTTAAAGCCAGGGGCCTTGGATTTACTGCTTTTGACCATCTGTATGAGCAGGCTGAGGATTTCGCCAGCCTTTACCGGCAAATAGCCGACAAGGTAATTGCTGAGGCCAGGCGGGGTGAGAAAATTGTTTATGCCGTGCCCGGCAGCCCATTGGTGGCGGAAAAAACGGTAGAGCTAATCAGTTCCCAGGCGAAAGCCGCCGGTATCAGCCTTACCATTATTCCGGCTATGAGTTTTCTGGAAGTGCTGTACACCAGGCTGGGAGTTGACCCGATTACCGGTGTAACTATTGTGGATGCCGCGGATTTAGCCGCGCTGCCGCCCGATCTTGCCACCGGTCTGATCATTACGCAGGTGTACAGCCGTCAGGTAGCCTCAGAGGCTAAACTGACGCTGATGGATTATTTCGGGGATGAGTACCAGGTGACGGTTGTCCGCAATTTAGGCTTGCCTGATGAGGAAATTGTCAAAGTTATGCTGTTTGAGCTTGACCGTTTGCCGGTTATTGACCATCTTACCAGTGTGTATGTGCCGCCGCGTCAGGCCAGAAGCAAGGTTTTTTCCCTTGATCCGGTGGTTGATGTCATGGCGCGCCTGCGTTCGCCTGGCGGTTGTGTCTGGGACATTGAGCAGACCCATTTGAGTTTGCGCCGCTATATTGTCGAGGAAGTTTATGAGGTGCTGGAGGCCATTGAACTGGCCGATGGGGTCAAGTTATGCGAAGAACTCGGCGACTTACTGCTCCAAATTGTTTTCCATGCCCGTGTTGCCGAAGAAAGCGGTGGGTTCACCATGCAGGATGTGGTGGATACGGTGACGGAAAAGATGGTTCGTCGTCATCCCCATGTATTTGGTGAAATTACTGTGAGGGATGCTGCCGAGGTTGTCGTCAACTGGGACAAAATTAAAAAGCGGGAGAAGGCCGGGGAGCGAACTAACGTGCTTGACGGTATCCCGATTGGTCTGCCCAGCCTGATGGCTGCTTTCAAATTGCAGGCCAAAGCCGCCAAAGTTGGTTTTGACTGGGCAGATATTGGCCCGGTGTGGGACAAGGTGGCCGAGGAGCTCTCAGAATTGAGGGAAGCAGTAGCCTTGCCTGAACCTCGGCGCAGTCAACGGGCCGAAGACGAATTGGGCGATGTCCTGTTTGCAGTTGTTAACCTGGCCCGGTTTATGGGGATTGAGCCGGAAACGGCGCTAAACGCTGCCAACAATAAATTCCGCCGGCGGTTCAGCCACATTGAAGCGGCACTTGCAGCCCAAAATCGCCGCTGGGAAGACATGGATTTGGCCGGATTGGATGTTTTATGGGAGGAAGCTAAAGAAAAAGAAGCAAAAGAATGA